The Thaumasiovibrio subtropicus genome window below encodes:
- the yghU gene encoding glutathione-dependent disulfide-bond oxidoreductase, translating to MTNEYVPPKVWQMESENGGTWGSINRPEAGARHDQKLPAGDHPLQLYSLATPNGQKVTIMLEELLAAGVKAAEYDAHLINIGDGDQFSTGFVAVNPNSKIPALVDCSGNEAINVFESGAIVLYLAEKFGHFLPEDAAARARVMNWLFWLQGAAPYLGGGFGHFYAYAPEKFEYPINRFTMEAKRQLDLLDKQLSKNTYLGGETYSIADIVTWPWYGNLVLGKIYDAAEFLDVEQYANVLRWARMIEMRPAVQRGRIVNRTWGEEWEQLPSRHSAADIDEVLSKKPD from the coding sequence ATGACGAACGAATACGTTCCACCGAAAGTTTGGCAAATGGAAAGCGAAAATGGCGGCACTTGGGGCAGCATTAATCGGCCTGAGGCAGGGGCGCGCCACGATCAAAAACTCCCGGCGGGTGATCACCCTCTTCAGCTTTACTCTTTGGCGACACCAAATGGTCAAAAGGTCACTATCATGCTCGAAGAGTTACTCGCCGCTGGGGTGAAAGCAGCAGAATATGATGCACACCTGATCAATATCGGTGATGGCGATCAGTTTTCGACCGGCTTTGTGGCAGTGAATCCCAACTCGAAAATCCCGGCACTGGTTGATTGCAGCGGCAATGAGGCGATCAATGTGTTCGAATCTGGTGCCATCGTGCTGTATCTGGCGGAGAAGTTTGGGCACTTCTTACCTGAAGATGCAGCGGCGCGAGCCCGAGTGATGAACTGGTTATTCTGGTTACAAGGCGCTGCACCTTATTTAGGTGGCGGTTTTGGGCATTTTTACGCCTACGCACCAGAAAAGTTCGAGTACCCCATTAATCGCTTTACCATGGAAGCCAAGCGCCAGCTTGACCTACTCGATAAGCAGTTAAGTAAAAACACCTATCTCGGCGGAGAGACCTACTCAATCGCAGACATTGTGACTTGGCCTTGGTATGGCAACTTGGTGCTCGGTAAAATTTATGATGCGGCTGAGTTCTTAGATGTTGAGCAGTATGCCAACGTGTTGCGATGGGCACGTATGATTGAGATGCGTCCAGCAGTGCAACGTGGCCGTATCGTGAATCGTACTTGGGGCGAAGAGTGGGAGCAGTTGCCGTCAAGGCACAGCGCTGCTGATATTGATGAGGTGCTGAGCAAAAAGCCAGACTGA
- a CDS encoding HD domain-containing phosphohydrolase, with protein sequence MQTEQRAHLTTIVVHYIIAATVFGFYGARVCPMLDSLSAWQTFQYVAVTFGIMLPLRLVTLIKDKQDCFSLRNDLFIFTTSGILLALVFNHSYLFPLDSNLKTVFGMAALGLLAGLDIRWRQQHRNYVSNVESCSSSELAQKQHSIATRLGWAFSGLIVLLTVILGMIVVKDLEWLARNPSAIHDGSGGLSIIKEFFYVAAVLLAYTSTILYQWLAFLRELMRSQQEVLSATSSGDFSKRVPVFYRDEIGHIATLTNHMVEQLIAQKQEVEDTRDVAIVGLSALAESRDNETGAHIVRTQEYVKAMALKLQQHPDFKTQLDDETIELLYKSAPLHDIGKVGIPDAILLKPGKLTDDEFEIMKQHPYIGAQALETAQARGGNNGFLHFAKEIALTHHEKWNGSGYPAGLSGDNIPLSGRLMAIADVYDALISKRVYKPAFSHEKAMGIIEEGRGSHFDPRIVDAMFEIEEQIKAIAAQHKDQETLAA encoded by the coding sequence CATCTGACTACCATCGTCGTGCATTACATCATCGCAGCGACTGTTTTTGGTTTTTATGGCGCGCGCGTTTGTCCCATGCTCGACTCATTATCCGCATGGCAAACTTTTCAATATGTCGCTGTCACCTTTGGCATTATGTTACCGCTGCGATTAGTGACACTCATCAAAGACAAACAAGACTGTTTTAGTTTGCGTAATGACCTTTTCATCTTCACTACATCAGGCATTCTCTTGGCCCTCGTCTTTAATCACAGTTACCTCTTTCCGCTCGATTCAAATCTCAAAACGGTTTTTGGTATGGCGGCATTGGGACTCCTTGCGGGGCTAGATATCCGCTGGCGTCAGCAACATCGTAACTATGTGTCCAACGTCGAATCTTGCTCAAGCAGCGAATTGGCGCAGAAGCAGCACTCTATTGCGACGCGGCTTGGATGGGCTTTTTCAGGGCTCATTGTGCTGCTGACCGTCATCTTAGGCATGATCGTCGTGAAAGACTTAGAGTGGTTAGCTCGCAATCCTTCCGCCATCCATGACGGCAGTGGCGGCCTCAGTATCATCAAAGAATTTTTTTATGTCGCTGCGGTACTCTTAGCTTATACCTCAACGATTCTCTACCAATGGCTGGCTTTTTTACGTGAGCTTATGCGTTCACAACAAGAAGTGCTCTCTGCCACCTCCTCAGGCGATTTCTCTAAGCGGGTCCCAGTCTTCTATCGTGATGAAATTGGTCATATTGCGACATTGACCAACCACATGGTGGAACAGTTGATCGCTCAAAAACAAGAAGTCGAAGACACGCGCGATGTGGCGATTGTCGGACTCTCCGCACTGGCCGAGTCGCGAGACAATGAGACAGGGGCGCACATCGTGCGTACCCAAGAGTACGTCAAAGCCATGGCGCTCAAACTGCAGCAACACCCGGACTTCAAAACTCAACTTGATGACGAAACGATCGAACTGCTTTATAAGTCCGCTCCCTTGCACGATATCGGTAAAGTCGGCATTCCAGACGCCATTTTGCTTAAGCCGGGTAAATTGACCGACGATGAGTTCGAAATAATGAAACAACACCCCTACATCGGTGCGCAAGCGCTCGAAACTGCGCAAGCGCGCGGTGGCAATAATGGCTTCCTCCACTTTGCGAAAGAAATTGCCCTTACTCACCATGAAAAGTGGAATGGCTCAGGGTATCCGGCGGGGTTAAGTGGCGATAACATCCCACTCTCAGGGCGTTTAATGGCAATAGCGGATGTCTACGACGCCTTGATTTCGAAGCGTGTTTACAAGCCGGCGTTTTCACACGAAAAAGCGATGGGCATCATTGAGGAAGGACGTGGCAGCCACTTTGATCCACGTATTGTCGATGCCATGTTTGAAATTGAGGAGCAAATCAAAGCCATCGCCGCCCAGCACAAAGATCAAGAGACGCTAGCGGCGTAG
- a CDS encoding MFS transporter codes for MSIFRFPLMVWLGIGTLIISLGIRQSFGIFMMPISDFFMTGREFFSLTIAMQNLLFGLFQPFVGMAADHYGARRVISLGAIAYALGLYLTSITTTSSVLYLSLGVLVGLGLSATSYVIVLGAISKVVPPQHTAKAFGLTTAAGSFGMFAVIPGAQSLLTHFEWQTAMQVFAMGCFVMLAFSVFMKNSHGGSDTTQQSQPEQTLKQALAQAFRHKGYWLIHAGFFVCGFHVMFIATHLPSYLGDKGLPANTAAMALAYVGIFNIFGSYFWGLMGDNFSKRHVMSVLYLVRTAVIAGFVTLPITETTAALFGGAIGFCWLGTVPLTSGLVRQIFGARYMSTLYGLVFFTHQVGSFLGAWMGGRIYDYYGSYDPIWWSTVVLAFAAALIHLPINDAPINDAPHKAPAKA; via the coding sequence ATGAGTATTTTCCGATTTCCATTGATGGTATGGCTAGGGATAGGCACGCTAATCATCAGCTTAGGGATTCGACAGTCATTCGGCATTTTTATGATGCCCATTTCCGACTTTTTTATGACCGGGCGAGAGTTCTTTAGCCTCACCATTGCGATGCAAAACTTGCTATTCGGTCTGTTCCAACCTTTTGTGGGCATGGCCGCCGATCACTACGGCGCACGCCGGGTGATCAGTTTAGGCGCCATCGCTTATGCGTTGGGGCTTTACCTTACCTCGATCACCACCACCTCATCGGTTCTTTACCTCTCTTTGGGTGTCTTGGTTGGCCTAGGGCTTAGTGCAACCAGCTATGTCATCGTGCTTGGTGCGATATCAAAAGTCGTTCCGCCGCAACATACCGCAAAAGCCTTTGGCTTGACGACGGCAGCAGGCTCCTTTGGCATGTTTGCCGTGATCCCCGGCGCTCAGTCTTTGCTGACACATTTTGAATGGCAAACCGCCATGCAAGTCTTCGCTATGGGCTGTTTTGTCATGTTGGCCTTTTCGGTATTTATGAAAAACAGCCATGGTGGTAGCGATACGACACAACAGAGCCAACCCGAACAGACACTAAAGCAAGCCTTAGCTCAAGCATTTCGTCATAAGGGCTACTGGTTGATCCACGCGGGCTTCTTCGTCTGCGGTTTCCATGTCATGTTCATTGCGACCCATTTACCCAGTTATCTCGGTGACAAAGGTCTCCCTGCCAATACCGCAGCCATGGCTCTTGCCTATGTCGGCATCTTTAATATCTTTGGGTCGTACTTTTGGGGCTTGATGGGTGACAACTTCAGCAAACGTCACGTTATGTCCGTACTCTACCTGGTCAGAACCGCTGTCATTGCAGGATTTGTTACCTTGCCCATTACCGAAACGACGGCAGCGCTTTTTGGGGGAGCCATTGGCTTTTGTTGGTTAGGCACCGTTCCGCTCACCTCTGGGCTTGTCAGACAAATTTTCGGGGCTCGCTACATGTCGACACTGTATGGATTGGTGTTCTTTACTCACCAAGTCGGTAGTTTCTTGGGCGCTTGGATGGGAGGGCGTATTTACGATTACTATGGCAGTTACGATCCTATCTGGTGGTCGACCGTCGTTCTCGCTTTTGCCGCCGCACTCATTCATTTACCGATCAATGACGCGCCTATCAATGACGCACCGCACAAGGCGCCAGCAAAAGCCTAA
- a CDS encoding glutamate synthase-related protein, with protein MSNPIIADNKPIKVQLNQGEDYYFCACGRSAKQPFCDGSHKGTGFSPQAFKATESGDAYLCRCKHSRNLPYCDGTHKQFTTEQVGQEGPGVAPSSDAAPIAQATQEEPTVELIHQLAREGLSSLGHHGPMTSMGVPRHLLPHWDDIQLMVAQMATKPLLEEETVDTSLIIGPRADKPLRLDIPLFVSDMSFGALSEEAKTALAKGAELAGTGICSGEGGMLPEEQAANSRYLYELASAQFGYEESLLTRVQAFHFKGGQGAKTGTGGHLPGSKNIGKIAQVRGIEAGESAISPPTFRDLHSCDDFKRFADRVREVSGGIPIGFKLSANHIEEDIQFALDASADYIILDGRGGGTGAAPVIFRDHISVPTIPALARARRYLDEKGVSGDVTLIITGGLRVPTDFVKAMALGADGVAVSNSAMQSIGCVAARMCNTNNCPAGIATQKADLRQRLNVDKSAQQLANFFNASVELMQVLARACGHRALKDFDQNDLATWQREMAHLAGIRYSGIDLT; from the coding sequence ATGAGCAATCCAATAATCGCTGACAACAAACCGATTAAAGTGCAATTGAATCAAGGTGAGGACTATTACTTCTGCGCGTGCGGCCGTTCGGCTAAGCAACCTTTTTGTGACGGTTCACATAAAGGCACAGGGTTCTCACCACAAGCCTTTAAGGCAACGGAAAGTGGTGATGCCTATTTGTGTCGCTGTAAACACAGTCGTAACTTGCCTTATTGCGATGGGACACATAAGCAGTTTACTACCGAGCAAGTTGGTCAAGAGGGGCCTGGTGTTGCCCCGTCGAGTGATGCAGCCCCGATTGCGCAAGCGACGCAAGAGGAGCCAACCGTTGAGTTAATCCACCAACTGGCTCGCGAAGGACTGTCAAGTTTAGGTCATCATGGCCCAATGACATCCATGGGGGTTCCTCGTCATCTGTTGCCACATTGGGATGATATTCAGTTGATGGTCGCGCAGATGGCAACCAAGCCGCTGCTGGAAGAAGAAACGGTCGATACCTCTTTGATCATTGGTCCTAGAGCGGATAAGCCGTTGCGGTTGGACATTCCGTTGTTTGTTTCTGACATGAGCTTTGGCGCCCTGTCCGAAGAAGCAAAAACAGCACTGGCGAAAGGTGCAGAGCTTGCCGGGACCGGTATCTGCTCCGGTGAGGGCGGCATGCTACCCGAGGAGCAAGCAGCGAACAGCCGATATCTCTATGAGCTTGCCAGCGCGCAGTTTGGTTATGAGGAATCACTATTAACGCGCGTGCAGGCGTTTCATTTTAAAGGAGGGCAAGGGGCAAAAACGGGAACGGGGGGGCACCTTCCCGGCAGTAAAAACATTGGTAAGATTGCGCAGGTGCGGGGTATAGAAGCGGGGGAATCCGCCATCTCTCCTCCCACCTTTCGAGATTTGCACAGTTGTGATGATTTTAAGCGTTTTGCCGATAGAGTACGCGAGGTGTCTGGCGGCATTCCGATAGGCTTTAAGCTCAGCGCAAATCACATTGAAGAGGATATTCAGTTTGCACTCGATGCCAGCGCAGATTACATCATTTTGGATGGTCGTGGCGGTGGGACAGGGGCAGCACCTGTTATCTTCCGGGATCATATCAGTGTGCCCACGATTCCTGCACTGGCGAGGGCGCGGCGCTATCTCGACGAGAAAGGCGTCTCTGGTGATGTCACCTTGATCATCACAGGTGGGCTACGTGTCCCCACTGATTTTGTGAAAGCGATGGCGTTAGGTGCTGATGGGGTCGCCGTCTCAAATTCAGCGATGCAATCGATAGGGTGTGTCGCAGCAAGGATGTGCAACACCAATAACTGCCCAGCAGGGATCGCAACGCAAAAAGCGGACTTGCGTCAGCGTTTGAATGTCGATAAGTCTGCACAGCAACTGGCGAATTTTTTTAATGCCTCCGTGGAGTTAATGCAGGTGTTGGCGAGAGCGTGTGGTCATCGAGCCCTTAAGGATTTTGATCAGAATGATTTGGCGACATGGCAGCGAGAGATGGCCCACCTTGCTGGCATTCGCTATAGCGGAATAGACCTCACTTAA